In Procambarus clarkii isolate CNS0578487 chromosome 5, FALCON_Pclarkii_2.0, whole genome shotgun sequence, the following are encoded in one genomic region:
- the LOC123763907 gene encoding zinc finger protein 85-like, whose translation MKTHQCPQCPKVFTRPSHVKTHMLVHSGEKLHECPECGKRFSERGNMKRHMLVHSDDKPYKCPECGKRFSHRGSMKTHMFVHSGDKLHECPECGKRFSERGHMKTHRMVHADERPFQCAECGKKFRVRGNIIRHMLVHSGDKPHECPECGKRFSQLGHMKTHMLVHSGDKPHECPECGKRFNRLGSMKTHMLVHSGDKPHECPECGKRFSILGSMKTHMLVHSGDKPHECPECGKRFSILGSMKTHMLVHSGNKPHECPECGKRFSRFGSMKTHRMVHVDERPFQCAECGKKFRERGNIIKHMLVHSGDKLHECPECGKRFSQHGNMKRHRMVHADERPFQCAECGKKFRERGKIIRHMLVHSGDKLHECPECKKRFSRYSDMKRHKMIHADNRLNT comes from the coding sequence atgaagactcaccagtgtccacagtgtccgaaggtattcacccgtccttcacatgtgaagactcacatgttagtgcattcaggtgagaaacttcatgagtgtccagagtgtgggaagagattcagtgagcgtggaaatatgaagcgtcacatgttagtgcattctgaTGATAAACCTTataaatgtccagagtgtgggaaaagattcagtcatcgtggaagtatgaagactcacatgtttgtgcattcaggtgataaacttcacgagtgtccagagtgtgggaagagattcagtgagcgtggacatatgaagactcacaggatggtgcatgcggatgagagaccttttcaatgtgctgagtgtggcaaaaaatttagagtacgtggaaatataataaggcacatgttagtgcattcaggtgataaacctcacgagtgtcctgagtgtgggaagagattcagtcagcttggacatatgaagactcacatgttagtgcattcaggtgacaaaccacatgaatgtccagagtgtgggaagagattcaatcgtcttggaagtatgaagactcacatgttagtgcattcaggtgacaaaccacatgagtgtccagagtgtggaaagagattcagtattcttggaagtatgaagactcacatgttagtgcattcaggtgacaaaccacatgaatgtccagagtgtgggaagagattcagtattcttggaagtatgaagactcacatgttagtgcattcaggtaacaaacctcatgagtgtccagagtgtgggaagagattcagtcgttttggaagtatgaagactcacaggatggtgcatgtggatgagagaccttttcaatgtgctgagtgtggcaaaaaatttagagaacgtggaaatataataaagcacatgttagtgcattcaggtgacaaacttcatgagtgtccagagtgtgggaagagattcagtcagcatggaaatatgaagaggcacaggatggtgcatgcggatgagagaccttttcaatgtgctgagtgtggcaaaaaatttagagaacgtggaaaaataataagacacatgttagtgcattcaggtgacaagcttcacgagtgtccagagtgtaagaagagattcagtcgttatagtgatatgaagaggcacaaaatgatacatgcagataataggctaaacacttaa